A stretch of Pseudomonas sp. 7SR1 DNA encodes these proteins:
- a CDS encoding YajG family lipoprotein yields the protein MLQRLLFGLIAVTSLTLVGCAHSPQQLNPEPRLNAQLAPVGRGQPVVVRVVDGRPSPTLGTRGGLYPETSVITVQGAQILPKLQAQAEAAVRLLGFTPTANAMNAPQLTVTLAELKYQSPKEGMYVTEATIGATFRSDVQNANRRYSGRYGASLDQRFGMAPNQDTNTKLVGDVLSDALTRLFKDPTIGQVLAE from the coding sequence ATGTTGCAACGCCTGTTGTTCGGTTTGATCGCTGTGACCAGTCTGACCCTCGTCGGCTGCGCCCACAGCCCGCAACAACTTAACCCTGAACCCAGGCTCAACGCCCAGCTGGCGCCAGTCGGACGTGGCCAGCCAGTAGTCGTGCGTGTGGTGGACGGTCGTCCCTCGCCAACCCTCGGTACCCGTGGCGGACTGTACCCGGAAACCAGCGTGATCACCGTGCAGGGGGCGCAGATCCTGCCCAAGCTGCAGGCCCAGGCCGAAGCCGCTGTACGTTTGCTGGGCTTCACCCCGACCGCGAACGCGATGAATGCACCGCAACTGACCGTGACCCTGGCCGAGCTCAAGTATCAGTCGCCCAAGGAAGGCATGTACGTGACGGAAGCCACCATCGGCGCGACGTTCCGCTCCGATGTGCAGAACGCCAACCGTCGCTACAGCGGTCGGTATGGCGCTTCGCTGGACCAGCGTTTCGGCATGGCGCCCAACCAGGACACCAACACCAAGCTGGTCGGCGACGTGTTGAGCGATGCCCTGACCCGGCTGTTCAAGGATCCGACCATTGGCCAGGTGCTGGCTGAGTAA